A DNA window from Sphingomonas profundi contains the following coding sequences:
- a CDS encoding SDR family oxidoreductase, whose product MQGRRVVVSGGGTGIGKATAMLFARLGAEVAICGRRMERLAASAALIEAATGRRILTRAMSIRDPEAVAAFVGEVHDTLGGIDVLVNNAGGQFPQASIDLTPKGWLSVIDTNLNGTWWMMQAAAREWRDRGQPGSIANVVCLVERGSPQVTHTIAARARVIYASKSLALEWAPYNIRVNCLAPGAISTEGFRMYPEEALRHMATANPMKRASDAFSMAETLVYMASPAADLMNGAVMTVDGGMTMWGVGWPAGRPAYFAGGE is encoded by the coding sequence ATGCAGGGGCGCCGGGTCGTCGTGTCGGGCGGTGGTACCGGCATCGGCAAGGCCACGGCGATGCTGTTCGCTCGGCTCGGCGCGGAAGTCGCTATCTGCGGCCGGCGGATGGAGCGGCTGGCTGCGTCCGCCGCTCTCATAGAAGCGGCGACCGGGCGCCGGATACTCACCCGCGCCATGTCAATCCGCGACCCGGAGGCGGTCGCCGCATTTGTCGGGGAGGTGCACGATACGCTCGGCGGCATCGATGTTCTCGTCAACAACGCCGGCGGCCAATTTCCGCAAGCCTCGATTGATCTCACGCCAAAGGGCTGGCTGTCGGTAATCGACACCAACCTTAATGGCACCTGGTGGATGATGCAGGCTGCGGCGCGCGAATGGCGAGATCGCGGCCAGCCGGGCAGCATCGCCAACGTCGTGTGCTTGGTCGAACGCGGCTCGCCCCAGGTCACCCACACCATAGCGGCGCGCGCGCGGGTGATCTACGCCTCGAAATCGCTCGCGCTCGAATGGGCGCCGTACAACATACGGGTCAATTGCTTGGCGCCGGGCGCGATCAGCACCGAGGGCTTTCGCATGTATCCTGAAGAAGCGCTGCGGCATATGGCCACTGCCAATCCGATGAAGCGCGCTTCCGATGCATTCTCCATGGCCGAGACGCTGGTCTACATGGCGTCGCCCGCCGCCGATCTCATGAATGGCGCGGTGATGACGGTGGACGGTGGAATGACAATGTGGGGTGTGGGCTGGCCGGCCGGCAGACCGGCCTATTTCGCGGGTGGCGAGTGA
- a CDS encoding acetyl-CoA synthetase — protein MGEPLAQRRPVIIGVAQLTISRGAQPGPEPLDMWADAAQAAARDAGIDPGLLAHAGAVLVTDCMSWRYDDAPGRLAGRIGAPDARLIAGTPSGTSGQTLVDQANALVRSGAADLVLVAGGEAMATRRHYRLLGETPPWHHAHPDGPAPAFDLQAHQHPAEAAVGLLDGIGAVYGFAMRDVARRAHLGIAPDVYRALLGETMAGMTRVAARNPDAWFPVERTPAALITPSADNRMIAYPYTKNMVAIIDVDISGAILIASERWAEAHGVATTKRIYQWASCHAEDPAYIAVRPELWRSPAMAAAAGAVLDAADLTIERIDHLDLYSCFASAVNFARDALGVTDRPGDTVTCTGGLPYAGGPASSYMLTSIVKMVERLRAEPGSRGMVSGVGMMMSHHVFALYSTDPPPAGLIQPDAAAVQRALAQIPELPIEDGYGGPATIIAYTVVHDRDGAASHGIAICDLPGGARTYVRILDAALLARAEAEEFVGCTVDITAGERIGTIVSAAEQKG, from the coding sequence GTGGGCGAACCCTTGGCGCAACGCCGGCCGGTCATCATTGGCGTCGCGCAACTCACGATATCACGCGGCGCGCAGCCAGGGCCGGAGCCTCTCGACATGTGGGCCGATGCCGCGCAGGCGGCCGCGCGCGACGCCGGGATCGATCCCGGGCTGCTGGCGCACGCTGGCGCGGTGCTCGTTACCGATTGCATGAGCTGGCGATACGACGATGCCCCCGGGCGCCTCGCCGGGCGGATCGGCGCCCCCGATGCGCGGCTGATCGCCGGCACGCCCAGCGGCACCTCCGGCCAGACCCTGGTCGACCAGGCAAATGCGCTCGTCCGAAGCGGCGCAGCCGATCTCGTCCTCGTCGCTGGTGGCGAGGCGATGGCGACGAGACGCCACTACCGCCTTCTAGGCGAGACACCGCCGTGGCATCATGCGCACCCCGACGGCCCGGCCCCTGCATTTGACCTGCAGGCACACCAGCACCCCGCCGAAGCAGCTGTCGGCCTTCTGGACGGGATCGGGGCGGTCTACGGCTTCGCGATGCGCGACGTTGCGCGACGTGCCCATCTTGGCATCGCGCCCGACGTGTATCGCGCGCTGCTGGGCGAGACGATGGCAGGAATGACGCGGGTCGCTGCGCGTAATCCGGACGCCTGGTTCCCGGTCGAGCGTACGCCAGCAGCGCTCATCACGCCCTCTGCCGACAATCGCATGATCGCCTATCCCTATACCAAGAATATGGTGGCGATCATCGATGTGGACATCAGCGGCGCGATCCTGATCGCGTCCGAGCGATGGGCTGAGGCGCATGGCGTCGCGACGACGAAGCGAATTTACCAGTGGGCGAGTTGCCATGCCGAGGATCCGGCCTATATCGCCGTGCGGCCAGAGTTGTGGCGTAGCCCGGCGATGGCGGCCGCAGCCGGTGCGGTACTCGATGCGGCAGACCTGACGATCGAGCGGATCGATCACCTCGATTTATACAGCTGTTTCGCTTCGGCCGTAAATTTCGCGCGGGATGCACTGGGAGTGACGGATAGACCGGGGGATACGGTAACCTGCACCGGGGGCCTGCCTTACGCCGGTGGCCCGGCAAGCAGCTACATGCTTACCTCCATCGTCAAGATGGTCGAGCGACTGCGTGCGGAACCCGGCAGTCGGGGTATGGTGAGCGGGGTCGGCATGATGATGTCGCATCACGTCTTCGCACTCTACTCGACCGATCCGCCGCCCGCAGGTCTGATCCAGCCCGACGCTGCCGCGGTGCAGCGCGCGCTCGCCCAAATTCCAGAGCTGCCGATCGAAGACGGCTATGGCGGACCTGCGACAATCATCGCCTATACCGTCGTGCACGATCGGGACGGCGCAGCCAGCCACGGCATCGCCATCTGCGACCTGCCTGGCGGCGCGCGCACTTATGTCCGGATTTTAGATGCCGCGCTTTTGGCCCGAGCTGAGGCAGAGGAGTTTGTCGGCTGCACCGTCGACATCACCGCCGGCGAACGTATCGGCACGATCGTGAGCGCCGCCGAGCAAAAGGGTTAG
- a CDS encoding Lrp/AsnC family transcriptional regulator, with the protein MDDVDQAMIGLLSKDPRGSIKVMARQLQLSEATVASRIRSLQDRRVIKVVARQRALGTNGYTVLSLVDIHVDDPRKIAEVSGALSAVGDVIAAYETARRPEIVAYLRARDLRHLGEIPEEIQRSVACLAQMSLLPIMAMQRRYKYIGSLELPTPPAPLSRDLGARIVAALERDGRQPVRALARELGVSDTAVRYRLGKLIKLAGFEIVTVCDAQAMGYAVRTDVRLRVSPPHLKATLIKLSANDSIISVSHIAGPYNVHAVVLSKTVDEFDDFINGTIRLLKGLDDFAILRITRLHRYNYNIIM; encoded by the coding sequence GTGGATGATGTGGATCAAGCTATGATCGGCTTGTTGAGCAAGGATCCGCGTGGATCGATCAAGGTCATGGCTCGTCAATTGCAGCTGTCGGAAGCAACGGTAGCATCGCGGATTCGCAGCCTGCAGGATCGTCGCGTCATCAAGGTAGTGGCACGCCAGCGGGCGTTGGGCACGAACGGCTACACTGTGCTTTCGCTCGTCGACATTCATGTCGACGATCCACGGAAAATCGCCGAAGTGTCTGGCGCGCTGTCAGCGGTTGGCGACGTCATTGCCGCTTACGAAACCGCGCGAAGACCAGAGATCGTCGCGTATCTGCGAGCCAGGGATCTGCGCCACCTTGGCGAAATCCCCGAAGAAATACAGCGTAGCGTCGCCTGCCTCGCGCAAATGTCGCTCCTGCCGATAATGGCGATGCAGCGGCGTTACAAATATATTGGCAGCCTTGAATTGCCGACCCCGCCAGCGCCGCTATCACGCGATCTGGGCGCGCGTATCGTGGCGGCGCTGGAGAGGGATGGTCGACAGCCGGTGCGGGCGTTGGCGCGCGAGCTGGGCGTTTCGGATACGGCGGTGCGGTATCGCTTGGGCAAACTGATCAAATTGGCTGGCTTCGAAATAGTCACCGTATGCGATGCGCAGGCCATGGGCTACGCGGTACGGACGGATGTGCGATTACGGGTATCGCCTCCGCATCTGAAAGCGACACTGATCAAGCTATCGGCAAACGATAGCATCATCAGCGTTTCGCACATCGCCGGGCCGTACAATGTCCACGCAGTCGTGCTCTCGAAGACGGTCGATGAGTTCGACGACTTCATCAATGGCACCATTCGTTTGCTAAAGGGGCTCGACGATTTCGCGATTCTCAGGATAACCCGACTGCATCGATATAATTACAACATCATCATGTGA
- a CDS encoding TonB-dependent receptor, giving the protein MRIVDGKRTRVFGRVLRHGTMLMTAFALPATARAQEAADAADGIAAASGEIVVVARRRAETLLTVPVTVSAVTGEQLSARGITNLEGVARTIPGLILAEAAGAQQGGAIALRGIGAADGNTFGDQAVGFYIDGVIVARSSPRKMSEFDLQQIEVLKGPQALYYGKNSPGGVVVIRSADPTDRFEAGGRVGYEFVGDEIRGDGFVSGPIADNLGLRVAASAADINGWTKNIATADLLYSPTSRTSPSAREYNTRVTLKLLNEEPFGARIKFGYGYLKNDGFAANSQLVSCPRGFPQEGPAGPNECKPDDRTVRSNLGTRFTTGGTNTVTGATIPPDPYFRDGVPFSKWNQYLASLELGYSINQNLRLTSTTGYYNLGLKSLDDYYNHDPSFPFNPLLGPASASGFLGSVVNLKIRELSEEVRLTSSFDGPFNFMVGAYGQDQRVEQLNIATANAVNPVNIFVPARAVQKGTSASAFVSGTYKITDTLELSGGVRYSHERKRASYYRVFAGTLPASQGGGAYVAGAQVPTIRPRRSFDNYSPEVVLNWRPSTTVTFYGGWKRGFLSGGFNAASGGNNVATLPDRSYDQETVEGFEGGFKGLLLDGDLRTNLALYTYKINGLQTARIDPTNLANDLRNAATARSKGAEFDVTWRTPLRGLSLNGGVAYNDARYLKYNDAPCYGGQSVAAGCNRGFNANVNRFSQQDLSGARLVRAPKWGFTLGGDHETRLANGDTINITVGSTYSSRIFTDTGNSPGGVQKGYWLLDTSARYVTAGGIEIALIGRNLTNTYYFQRSADVPFGGSPAGAVTSTRPDTSASISRGRELWVRLGFKLP; this is encoded by the coding sequence ATGCGCATTGTCGACGGAAAGCGCACGCGCGTTTTCGGGCGGGTTCTGCGACACGGAACGATGCTTATGACGGCGTTTGCCTTGCCTGCCACTGCCCGGGCGCAGGAAGCGGCCGATGCGGCCGACGGTATCGCTGCCGCATCGGGCGAGATCGTCGTTGTCGCACGCAGGCGCGCCGAAACCTTGCTCACTGTGCCAGTAACCGTCTCTGCCGTCACCGGAGAGCAGCTCAGCGCGCGTGGCATCACCAATCTGGAAGGTGTGGCCCGAACGATCCCGGGCCTCATTCTAGCGGAAGCGGCGGGCGCCCAGCAGGGCGGCGCGATCGCTCTGCGGGGCATCGGCGCTGCCGATGGCAACACCTTCGGTGATCAAGCGGTCGGCTTTTACATCGATGGCGTGATCGTCGCCCGATCCAGTCCGCGCAAGATGTCCGAGTTCGATCTACAACAGATCGAAGTATTGAAAGGACCGCAGGCACTTTACTATGGCAAAAACAGCCCGGGCGGCGTCGTCGTCATCCGCAGCGCCGATCCTACCGATCGGTTCGAGGCCGGCGGGCGGGTGGGCTATGAATTCGTCGGCGACGAAATTCGCGGCGACGGCTTCGTCTCCGGCCCGATCGCGGACAATCTTGGTCTGCGCGTCGCCGCCAGCGCCGCCGACATCAACGGATGGACCAAGAATATCGCGACCGCCGATCTTCTCTATTCGCCAACCAGCCGCACATCGCCTTCGGCACGTGAGTACAACACGCGCGTCACGCTGAAGCTGCTGAACGAGGAGCCGTTCGGCGCACGGATCAAATTTGGCTACGGTTATCTCAAGAACGATGGCTTTGCCGCTAATTCGCAGCTCGTGTCATGTCCGCGCGGCTTCCCCCAGGAAGGGCCGGCTGGTCCGAACGAATGCAAGCCCGATGACCGGACGGTGCGCTCCAATCTTGGTACCCGCTTCACCACCGGCGGCACCAATACGGTTACCGGCGCGACGATTCCGCCCGATCCGTACTTCCGCGATGGCGTGCCGTTCTCAAAATGGAACCAGTATCTCGCCAGCCTGGAGCTTGGCTATTCGATCAATCAAAATCTGCGCCTGACATCAACCACCGGATACTACAATCTCGGCCTAAAATCGCTGGACGACTATTATAATCATGACCCATCGTTTCCTTTCAACCCACTTCTTGGCCCAGCTTCCGCCAGCGGCTTTCTCGGCTCGGTGGTCAACCTGAAGATTCGGGAACTGTCGGAAGAAGTCCGTCTCACCAGCAGTTTTGACGGGCCGTTCAACTTCATGGTTGGCGCCTACGGTCAGGATCAGCGCGTCGAGCAGCTCAACATCGCGACCGCCAATGCGGTCAATCCGGTGAATATCTTCGTCCCGGCGCGTGCCGTGCAGAAGGGCACGTCTGCCTCCGCGTTCGTCAGCGGCACCTACAAGATCACGGATACGCTGGAGCTGTCGGGCGGAGTACGTTACTCGCACGAGCGCAAGAGGGCCTCTTACTATCGCGTCTTCGCCGGCACGCTGCCCGCCTCGCAGGGGGGTGGCGCGTATGTGGCAGGCGCGCAGGTGCCCACCATCCGGCCCCGCCGCAGCTTTGACAACTATTCGCCCGAGGTGGTCCTGAACTGGCGCCCAAGCACGACAGTCACGTTTTACGGTGGCTGGAAGCGTGGCTTCCTCTCCGGCGGTTTCAACGCGGCGAGCGGCGGGAACAATGTCGCCACCTTGCCCGATCGAAGCTATGATCAGGAGACGGTGGAGGGCTTCGAAGGCGGCTTTAAGGGCCTGCTGCTCGACGGAGATCTGCGCACCAATCTCGCGCTTTATACCTATAAGATTAATGGCCTGCAGACTGCCCGGATCGACCCGACCAATCTGGCTAACGATCTCCGCAATGCCGCAACCGCGCGCTCGAAGGGCGCCGAGTTTGACGTGACCTGGCGCACGCCGCTGCGCGGCCTGTCGCTCAACGGCGGTGTCGCTTACAACGACGCGCGCTACCTGAAGTACAACGACGCCCCCTGTTATGGCGGTCAGAGCGTCGCCGCCGGCTGCAACCGCGGCTTCAACGCCAACGTGAACCGCTTCTCGCAACAGGATCTGTCCGGCGCCCGTCTGGTGCGCGCACCGAAATGGGGCTTCACGCTGGGTGGAGATCATGAGACGCGGCTTGCCAACGGCGACACGATCAACATCACCGTCGGCAGCACCTATTCGAGCCGGATCTTCACCGATACCGGGAACTCCCCCGGCGGCGTGCAAAAGGGCTACTGGCTGCTCGATACCTCCGCCCGCTACGTGACAGCCGGCGGCATCGAGATCGCGCTGATCGGGCGCAACCTCACCAACACTTATTACTTCCAGCGATCGGCCGATGTGCCATTCGGCGGATCGCCCGCCGGCGCCGTCACCTCGACCCGGCCGGACACGAGCGCTTCGATCAGCCGTGGCCGTGAACTGTGGGTGCGGCTGGGCTTCAAGCTGCCATGA
- a CDS encoding CaiB/BaiF CoA transferase family protein has translation MASWHTAPMAAAMLGDLGADVIKIEAPQGDEYRVGGTSRAGFSIGFMMANRNKRSIMLDLKDPAQQAIAYQLIAKSDVLVHNLRPGTMERLGFGADRLRGEFPALIYASISGYGPSGPRSADRAFDPMIQGMTGMAHLQKNAEGRPQLIKTLVADKVVSPMLAQALCAALYRRAITGKGATIELAMLDGLIWWMWPDAMANHSFRGEGVSLGADISEADFVAPTLDGHIVLAPHMQSAWQAFLALVERPDLAADPRFATMRGRIGNLRAFSGAIQGSMTDKTTAEWCRLLAAADIPCAPVYSIGEVADDPQVAWNGILEDVDHPVAGSYRGPMAPVVYDGTRTGTWRHVPSIGEHTDEILREFGIVSVGDQNGSHR, from the coding sequence ATGGCCAGCTGGCACACCGCGCCGATGGCTGCCGCGATGTTAGGTGATTTGGGCGCTGACGTCATCAAGATCGAAGCGCCGCAGGGGGACGAATACAGGGTCGGTGGCACCTCGCGCGCCGGCTTCTCGATCGGCTTCATGATGGCCAACCGCAACAAGCGCTCGATCATGCTCGATCTAAAGGATCCGGCGCAGCAGGCAATCGCCTATCAGCTGATAGCGAAATCAGATGTGCTGGTCCACAATCTGCGACCGGGAACGATGGAACGTCTTGGCTTCGGTGCCGATCGCCTGCGGGGCGAATTCCCGGCGCTGATCTATGCCTCGATCTCGGGCTATGGGCCTTCCGGGCCGCGCTCGGCCGACCGCGCGTTCGATCCGATGATCCAAGGGATGACGGGCATGGCCCATCTCCAGAAGAATGCCGAGGGACGGCCGCAGCTCATCAAGACACTGGTGGCGGACAAGGTGGTGAGCCCGATGCTGGCGCAGGCGCTGTGCGCGGCGCTCTATCGTCGCGCCATCACCGGCAAGGGCGCGACGATCGAACTGGCGATGCTCGATGGCCTGATCTGGTGGATGTGGCCGGATGCGATGGCGAACCACAGCTTCAGGGGCGAGGGCGTCAGCCTAGGCGCCGATATCTCCGAAGCGGATTTCGTCGCGCCGACACTCGACGGCCACATCGTGTTGGCGCCGCATATGCAGAGCGCCTGGCAGGCCTTCCTCGCGTTGGTCGAGCGGCCCGACCTTGCCGCCGATCCGCGCTTCGCCACCATGCGCGGGCGCATCGGCAATCTGCGGGCGTTCAGCGGCGCGATACAGGGGAGCATGACGGACAAGACGACAGCGGAATGGTGTCGGCTGCTGGCGGCGGCGGATATTCCGTGCGCGCCGGTATATAGTATCGGCGAAGTAGCGGATGATCCGCAGGTGGCGTGGAACGGCATCCTCGAAGACGTCGATCATCCGGTGGCGGGTTCTTATCGAGGCCCGATGGCGCCGGTGGTGTATGACGGCACGCGCACCGGGACATGGCGGCACGTTCCTTCGATCGGCGAACATACCGACGAGATCCTGCGCGAATTTGGCATCGTCAGCGTCGGAGATCAGAACGGATCGCACCGATAA
- a CDS encoding glutathione S-transferase family protein yields MAARSFDRRTYRRDPARIWHRQRRRSERIAPISRRCPAIPPVLGDVKMITLYHAATTRSFRIYWLLEELGLAYERKEINYYEGERHGETFRAINPLGSFPVIADEGFILIESGAIINYILRRYGAGRFQAPPGSRDEALIDQWMYWSESLPAIHQRAFWDHCAPPPGCCDNPIPSVGREGKRAFIKTLDILERDLREDGFAVGDELTGADFMLSFPLFLADFDNWLKNHPKVKAYTDRIAARPAFRTAVRDTIDMCVQLYPPRPPRLAAADK; encoded by the coding sequence ATGGCGGCACGTTCCTTCGATCGGCGAACATACCGACGAGATCCTGCGCGAATTTGGCATCGTCAGCGTCGGAGATCAGAACGGATCGCACCGATAAGCAGACGATGCCCCGCAATCCCGCCAGTGCTCGGAGATGTCAAGATGATAACACTTTATCACGCCGCCACGACGCGCAGTTTTCGCATCTACTGGCTGCTCGAGGAACTCGGCCTCGCCTATGAACGCAAGGAGATAAACTATTACGAGGGCGAGCGGCATGGCGAGACATTCCGCGCGATCAACCCACTCGGATCCTTTCCGGTCATCGCTGACGAGGGCTTCATACTGATCGAGTCCGGCGCGATCATCAACTATATTCTCCGGCGCTATGGCGCCGGCCGTTTCCAGGCGCCCCCCGGATCGAGGGACGAGGCGCTGATCGATCAGTGGATGTACTGGTCCGAATCGCTGCCAGCGATTCATCAGCGCGCTTTCTGGGATCATTGCGCCCCGCCGCCCGGCTGTTGCGACAATCCGATCCCCTCGGTCGGGCGCGAGGGCAAGCGCGCCTTCATCAAGACGCTCGACATCCTCGAACGCGATCTGCGCGAAGATGGTTTCGCGGTCGGCGATGAGCTGACTGGCGCGGATTTCATGCTGAGCTTTCCGCTGTTCCTGGCCGATTTCGACAATTGGCTCAAAAATCATCCCAAGGTGAAGGCCTATACCGATCGCATCGCCGCCCGCCCCGCATTCCGGACGGCCGTGCGCGATACGATTGACATGTGCGTTCAGCTGTATCCGCCACGCCCGCCGAGGTTAGCCGCGGCTGACAAGTGA
- a CDS encoding SDR family NAD(P)-dependent oxidoreductase, which yields MTGCARTWLVTGAASGLGAAIVAHALACGDRVVACARSIEAIAPGDPSRLLALRLDVNEAGAAEAVVAAAIARFGRIDVLVNNAGFGVMGTLEETPQVEYRAIMETNFFGLVEVTRAVLPSMRAAGGGIIVNVSSVAVLRPRAGFSAYAASKAAVEAFSDALGREVASFGIGVLIVEPGALKTGFTRRSLRIMPRLPAYSAVMDPMRERVMAADGHGGDARRAAAAIDRAIAIRPIPVRLQLGRDAQDAAIESRAVLMADLVLWRDFGILDSREN from the coding sequence ATGACCGGCTGTGCCAGAACATGGCTCGTCACCGGTGCCGCCTCAGGGCTCGGCGCGGCGATCGTCGCGCACGCGCTAGCCTGCGGCGACCGGGTCGTCGCCTGCGCGCGGTCAATCGAAGCGATTGCGCCGGGCGATCCAAGCCGCCTGTTGGCGCTGCGGCTTGATGTGAACGAAGCGGGTGCGGCGGAGGCGGTGGTCGCCGCCGCGATCGCCCGCTTTGGCCGCATCGACGTGTTGGTCAACAACGCCGGCTTCGGCGTAATGGGTACGCTCGAGGAGACGCCGCAGGTCGAGTATCGCGCGATCATGGAGACCAACTTCTTTGGTCTGGTCGAAGTGACGCGGGCGGTGCTTCCGTCCATGCGCGCGGCTGGCGGCGGGATAATCGTGAACGTCAGTAGCGTTGCGGTGCTGCGGCCCCGGGCCGGCTTTTCGGCGTATGCGGCATCCAAAGCGGCGGTCGAAGCCTTTTCTGACGCGCTCGGGCGGGAAGTCGCGTCGTTCGGCATCGGGGTCCTGATCGTCGAGCCAGGCGCACTCAAGACCGGCTTCACCCGCCGTTCGCTTCGCATCATGCCCCGCCTGCCGGCGTACAGCGCGGTGATGGATCCGATGCGTGAACGGGTGATGGCGGCGGACGGCCACGGCGGCGACGCACGTCGGGCCGCCGCCGCGATCGATCGCGCTATCGCCATCAGGCCGATCCCCGTTCGGCTGCAACTCGGCCGTGACGCGCAGGATGCCGCGATCGAAAGCCGGGCGGTGCTCATGGCTGATCTCGTACTGTGGCGCGACTTTGGCATTCTCGATAGCAGGGAAAACTAA
- a CDS encoding nuclear transport factor 2 family protein, with protein sequence MDDGSEFIRILGLYGVAVDFRRWDLFDRIFTGNVSADYSGAVFDGLLAFKVGAAAAWAVFDASQHAMMNPTWTISGDTARSLTYGSWYIERHGLPDGDIWEGRGWYDDRWVRAATGWRIAARRNRVLSSSGNPQVLYGITPTPRSVQVRSPAEAAAAGEVAFLQGDDLVGYAG encoded by the coding sequence ATGGACGACGGATCCGAATTCATTCGCATTCTCGGCCTGTACGGGGTCGCTGTCGACTTCCGGCGTTGGGATCTGTTCGACCGGATATTCACCGGGAATGTCTCGGCGGACTATTCCGGCGCGGTGTTCGACGGGCTTCTCGCCTTCAAGGTGGGAGCGGCGGCGGCGTGGGCCGTGTTCGATGCCTCTCAGCACGCGATGATGAATCCGACGTGGACGATATCGGGCGATACCGCGCGATCGTTGACCTATGGTTCCTGGTATATCGAACGCCACGGCCTTCCTGACGGCGACATATGGGAAGGGCGCGGCTGGTATGACGATCGCTGGGTGCGGGCTGCTACCGGCTGGCGCATCGCCGCCCGGCGCAATCGCGTGCTCTCGTCATCGGGCAATCCACAGGTGCTCTACGGCATTACTCCCACCCCAAGGAGCGTGCAGGTGCGGTCGCCGGCAGAGGCGGCGGCCGCCGGCGAGGTGGCATTCCTGCAAGGCGACGATCTTGTCGGTTACGCCGGTTAA
- a CDS encoding class I adenylate-forming enzyme family protein, with protein MLSFPAHPDARSYAQYGGAPNGRSNFHRLFVPYRQFQIAMLRAPDKLALVSPFDDRYSFAELDKLIRDLASGMRNLGVQPGEAVCARIGNHWMQVPWFLALMRLGAVFMSISKYLTPVEADYQLDQARPRLIVGEGGVDFDDLIAAASDDPVAPHADEWAPSHIRFSSGTTGKPKMMLVNQRANAANAKVIEDVMRLDEQDRHLLVGPLSHAGLHYALPTLNVGGTVFIKEAFDKATFWADCRRHGITSSMVVPTMLATALDYEGDAPTLQKVVSLGASLAPTIKRKLLARFPHLGLYELYGSSEGGSTTWLLPHDQLRKPSSCGRAYGGQEILVADDAGDRVPAGTIGNVYVRGPMAVTAYVGEVPPPAIPEALQREGWVTAGDVGFLDEEGDLTIADRRVDLILSGGLNVYPAEVEAVLLGVAGIIDVAVVGLPDDRWGQVVSAFYVGDVSEAAALAACRQELASYKVPRNMTRVDALPRTSSGKTSRRMVKEMFSKA; from the coding sequence ATGTTGTCGTTTCCTGCCCATCCCGATGCCCGCAGCTACGCTCAATATGGCGGCGCACCCAACGGGCGGAGCAACTTCCACCGCCTGTTTGTGCCCTATCGACAGTTCCAGATCGCCATGTTGCGAGCGCCAGACAAGCTCGCGCTGGTGAGCCCGTTCGATGATCGCTACAGCTTTGCCGAGCTGGACAAGCTCATTCGCGACCTTGCGAGCGGGATGCGCAATCTTGGCGTGCAGCCGGGGGAAGCTGTATGCGCTAGGATCGGCAACCACTGGATGCAGGTGCCTTGGTTCCTCGCGCTGATGCGGTTGGGCGCGGTCTTCATGTCGATCAGTAAATATCTAACGCCGGTCGAGGCGGACTACCAGCTTGATCAGGCGCGTCCGCGCCTGATTGTAGGCGAGGGCGGCGTAGACTTTGACGACCTCATCGCTGCGGCAAGCGACGACCCCGTAGCTCCCCATGCCGACGAATGGGCGCCGTCGCACATCCGCTTTTCGTCGGGAACAACCGGCAAGCCCAAGATGATGCTGGTCAATCAACGCGCCAATGCCGCGAATGCCAAGGTGATCGAGGACGTCATGCGGCTTGACGAACAGGATCGACACCTGTTGGTCGGCCCGCTGAGCCACGCCGGCCTTCATTATGCTCTGCCGACGCTCAACGTCGGTGGAACCGTGTTCATCAAGGAAGCCTTCGATAAGGCAACCTTCTGGGCCGACTGCCGCAGACACGGCATTACCAGTTCGATGGTCGTGCCGACGATGCTTGCCACAGCGCTCGACTACGAAGGGGATGCGCCGACGCTGCAGAAGGTCGTCTCTCTTGGCGCCTCTCTCGCGCCTACGATAAAGCGGAAGCTGCTCGCCCGCTTTCCACACCTCGGCCTCTATGAACTCTACGGATCTTCGGAGGGAGGATCGACCACCTGGCTGCTTCCGCACGATCAATTGCGAAAGCCTTCGTCGTGCGGTCGAGCTTATGGCGGTCAGGAAATCCTCGTTGCCGACGATGCGGGGGACCGGGTTCCCGCAGGAACGATCGGGAACGTCTATGTGCGAGGGCCGATGGCCGTTACCGCCTATGTCGGCGAGGTGCCGCCGCCGGCGATCCCGGAAGCGTTGCAGCGCGAAGGCTGGGTTACCGCCGGCGATGTTGGCTTCCTTGATGAAGAGGGTGATCTGACGATCGCCGATCGGCGTGTGGATCTGATTCTTTCCGGTGGATTGAACGTCTATCCAGCTGAAGTCGAGGCAGTGCTCCTCGGCGTCGCCGGCATCATTGATGTGGCTGTCGTTGGACTTCCCGACGACCGATGGGGGCAGGTTGTCAGCGCCTTCTATGTCGGTGACGTAAGCGAGGCTGCGGCACTGGCTGCTTGCCGTCAGGAACTCGCATCTTATAAAGTTCCACGTAATATGACGAGGGTCGATGCGCTACCTCGAACTTCCAGTGGAAAAACCTCACGTCGTATGGTCAAAGAGATGTTCTCAAAGGCATAG